Sequence from the Panicum virgatum strain AP13 chromosome 5N, P.virgatum_v5, whole genome shotgun sequence genome:
TTCATGCGAGCAGTAAAGTACACATGTTGTCGCTACACATAACAGAAAGTCACTCCCTCCAGGAGTCAAAATATAGGCTTGTAGGATATCCAATATAGGCCCAAACCCACAATTGTCATAAAAATACGGGACACGACATGGAAAATACAGAATTTGAAATAAAGAGGGTGAGAATGAACATAAATTATAGTCCATGAGAAAAACAAAATTAATGATTTTCAGCAAATATAACTCAGTAATAATATATTTCCTAGGTACCCAATGTGATGCTTATGATGAAATCACTTAAAAATTTATAATTATTACCTTGTTTGGAAGAGGTTTCCTTGAATGTGGTGCACCTGTTTCATTTGGCTTCAATATCTGAAAAGAACACATTAAGCTTTCATCTATGCTCAATAGAGCACCTGCATTGTCAAATTCACCGCAATAGTTTGGAGCTGAAAAGATCGTCACTAATCTCCTCTCTGCAAAGAACTCGTAGCCATCTTCTACCACCTAGGAGGGGAGAAACAAACATGTGAAAACTGTCAGATGAATgtgaagagaaagaaaaaaaaaaggcttaTATACTTTTGCTTACCTGATGAGCTCGGCACACAAGGTCAAGATCATTCTTCTCCAAGAATTCTACAAGCTTATCTGCACCAAAAGTGCAAGAAACACCTCTATCACTCTCCCCCCACCCTTCTGTATCAGGACTAGGATCAGACCAAAGGAGATCACACAGAAGACCATAGTCAGGAATTTCGGTAGGCCTCTCAatatcttttatttgatccaagCTATTCAATTCAGGTGAGAGACCACCATGCATGCATAGTACTTTGTCATCAATAAGTGCTGCCATCGGAAAGCAATTGAAGCAATCACAGAATATCTTCCATAGTCGAACATTGAATCTCCTTTTACATTCATCATAGAAACCGTATACTCTGTTAATTTTTGCATCTTCATGGTTCCCCCTTAAAAGGTATATATTATCAGGGTACTTCAACTTGTATGCCAGAAGAAGACATATGGTTTCTAAGCTTTGTTTGCCTCTATCCACATAGTCTCCAAGGAAAATATAAGTTGAAGTCGGAGGATAACCACCCAAATCGAATAGCCTCAGAAGATCAACAAACTGACCGTGGATATCACCTGCACGTCAAATTGCATCAAGGTTCCTTAGAGACAATTTCTGAAACATAAGAAAGGCTAAAACATAATAAGAGGTATCTCTATCATGTAGATGTATATATGCAGAAATGGCCAAGAAAGACAACATACAGAACAAGCCAACACCTTTTCTTCTAAGTAATTGAAAGCAGGTGTTCTGGAACACGTAAGAACTAAAGCTCAGGACGAACACATAAGAACACATACAGAACATCTAGCTTTTGCTTGTAGGCATACCGCACAGTTACAGTGTCAGTAAGCCCCGTTTGGGACAGCTTTCTTACCCAAAACGGCTCTCGGCTTCAAGGTGATATCGGGACAGCTTTCTCACCCAAAACGGCTCTCGGCTTCAAGGTGATATTCAGGTGGACCAGTTAGAgcgttggactctaaactcctATCCTGACCCGAGTTCAAAGCACAACACCTTATAACAAAGCCCAGGGGAGCCTCCCTCGTGGTCGAGTTTTATTTTCCTAGGTAAATTCGGGGAATATTCTTTATTGAAGCAAAAATGGCTCCTCCAAATGAACTAGGAGCCCAGTTAAACAATTTTTTTGGCTTCATGGGCTCCTGCAAACCAGAGCCCTATCAAAGGGCCCTTAATGAAAAATTACCATTACCTAGTTATTGGAACAAAATGTTGTGCATGTCTCATCATTATGAATCCCTCGTCCCTGCCCTATCCACTATACCCATCCATTGAGGACTACTGATATTTGGTTTGCTCCACTTCCACCATCATGCTCGTTCTACCGATATTTGGTTTGCTCCACTTCCATCATGATGCTCGTTCCTTATCTATGCAGGGCAAGAGCCTAGTTAGAGGATCTTAGGAAGACCCATCAGGCAAACAGTGTACCTGTGCCTAGAAAATTTTGACAGTGTACTTTAGAAAAGAAATATTACTAAAATTGAATGCGATTAAACACTGAAGGAAAAAATATAAGCATGAAGAAACAGCATGTAAAAGCAGACTTTCATATGTTAGTAATAATGTAATGCATCTATGACTCCCAAGTTCACAAGACACATCACGCATGTACATGCAAAGTTTTAGTTGCGATCTCAAAAAATCACCAGAATTTTCTGCATGCAACTAAGCACAAGTCATGCAGTCCAACTATACACACCTGACGAATGTACTTAATAATTTTTAATCAAACATTCCAAACAACCTAGCAGACAATCCAACAATCATGCAATGCTGCGCATAAGTCAGAAAGCCTAAGCTTTGCTCACTAGTCACCAACTTCACAACGACTCCAAAATCCTTACGGGAGGCTCAGGGATAAAGAGAAACCGAACGAGACTACCAACCTCCAACACCAACCAAGAAGCAGGGCCATCAATCCCCGGCAGCAtatttgcccccccccccccccccccccccccccttccagCAGATTAGTTTACAACACTTTGATGATGACGTTACGCTTGCAGACCCGGCATTACCCAAAAAGCACA
This genomic interval carries:
- the LOC120672321 gene encoding serine/threonine-protein phosphatase PP1-like gives rise to the protein MMMARVSAGAMDAAAVDEVLRRLVEGGRGGRQVQLSEAEIRQLCVAAKQVLLAQPNLLRIHAPVKICGDIHGQFVDLLRLFDLGGYPPTSTYIFLGDYVDRGKQSLETICLLLAYKLKYPDNIYLLRGNHEDAKINRVYGFYDECKRRFNVRLWKIFCDCFNCFPMAALIDDKVLCMHGGLSPELNSLDQIKDIERPTEIPDYGLLCDLLWSDPSPDTEGWGESDRGVSCTFGADKLVEFLEKNDLDLVCRAHQVVEDGYEFFAERRLVTIFSAPNYCGEFDNAGALLSIDESLMCSFQILKPNETGAPHSRKPLPNKTTKGENV